Below is a genomic region from Pseudomonas frederiksbergensis.
CAACGCCGCGAGCGTCGGATGCTTCACGTAGACGCCGCTGGCGGATAGGTTGCGGGTTTGGCCCAGGCACTCGCCGAAGCTCTCGTGCTGGATCTTGATTCGAAATGACTTACGGTGTTCGGACATCTTCTGCGCCCTTGATTGAACGGTTGTGGATAATCCGAAGAGCAAGATCAAAAGACCGTCCGAACGCGGCCCGAACCTGCGGCAGCTCCTACACGTTATCCACAGATCATGCCAATGGGATCAATACCAGCGCTCTTCGCCTGGCGGACGTTTCTTGAAGCGCTTCATGCTCCACATGTACTGGCTCGGGTAAGCCCGCACGTACTTCTCGACAATCTGGCTCATGGCTGCGCAGGACGTCTCGGTATCGGTGCTGTACATCGCCTCGGGCGCGGCTTCCAGGATCACTTTGTAGCCTGAACCGTCCGGCAGGCGCAGGGCGTGCAGGAAGACTCCGACCGCTTTCCCGCCCGCGAGCATGTTCGGCACAAACTTGCTGGTCAAGGCCTTGGTGGCGAAGAAGGGTACGAAGATCCCGGCGGATTCGGCCGGTTCCGGGTCAGCCGGAATCCCTACCGCCCCCCCTTTGCGCACTTCCTTGATGACGCTGAGGATGCCTTCCTTGGTGGAGGCCGCCACGCGGTTGCCCAGTTGCACCCGTTGTTTGCGCAGCAATTCGTCCACGGCCTTGAGCTTGGGTGGACGGTAAAAAATAATCGGTTTGCACTGGCTGCAATAGAAGTGGTTCAACACTTCCCAGTTGCCCAAGTGACTGGTAATGCCGACCACGCCTTTGCCGGAAGCCAGCGCGTCCTTGAGCACATCGAGGCCTTCGACTTCACGCACCAGATCGATGGAGCGCTGGGCCGGCCAGATCCAGGCGCAGGCACTTTCGGTCAATGATTTGCCGATGTCCATCAGGCTCTGTCCCACTAAACGCTCGCGCTCGGCGGCGTCCATGTCCGGGAAACACTTGGCAAGGTTGATGCGCACCACGTCGCGGGAACGGTTGGGGGTTTTCCACATGACCCAGCCAATCGCCGCGCCGACCGCTTGCACCGCCCGCCACGGGAGCAGGGCAAACAAACGCAGAGCGCCTACCAGCAAGGCGCCTTTAAACTTATCCACAGGTCACTCCTGATCTTCTAATCCGACGTCATGATCCGTATCACGAGCCGGCTATTCTAACCGCCCATTGCGCAAGATGGCGTAACGATCACAATCGGTGGTGTGATCCATGACCATGCCCGAGGCCTGCATCAACGCGTAGCAGATGGTCGGGCCGACAAAGGTGAAGCCGGCTTTTTTCAGACCTTTGCTCATCTCCACGGCGACCGGCGTCACGGCCGGCACTTCGCTGCGATCCTTGAAATGATTGATCTTCGGGACGCCGCCGACAAACGACCAGAGCAGCTCCACCGGGTCCTCCAGCGCCATCCAGGCCTGGGCATTGCGCCGGGCGGCGTTAAGCTTGAGACGGTTGCGGATGATCCCCGGATCGAGCATCAAATCGTCGATCTCAGCGTCACTCATCTGAGCCACCCGCTGTACATCGAAGCCAAACAACACCTCACGGTAGCGCTCGCGTTTCTTCAGCACGGTGATCCATGACAGACCGGCCTGGAACCCTTCGAGCAAAAGCAACTCGAACAAGCGCTGCGCATCGCGTAGCGGTACGCCCCACTCTTGATCGTGATAAG
It encodes:
- a CDS encoding PilZ domain-containing protein, producing the protein MSEHRKSFRIKIQHESFGECLGQTRNLSASGVYVKHPTLAALAKGAVVYGQVQDLPCGAPRVRMEVVQVDAEGIGLRYL
- a CDS encoding lysophospholipid acyltransferase; the encoded protein is MDKFKGALLVGALRLFALLPWRAVQAVGAAIGWVMWKTPNRSRDVVRINLAKCFPDMDAAERERLVGQSLMDIGKSLTESACAWIWPAQRSIDLVREVEGLDVLKDALASGKGVVGITSHLGNWEVLNHFYCSQCKPIIFYRPPKLKAVDELLRKQRVQLGNRVAASTKEGILSVIKEVRKGGAVGIPADPEPAESAGIFVPFFATKALTSKFVPNMLAGGKAVGVFLHALRLPDGSGYKVILEAAPEAMYSTDTETSCAAMSQIVEKYVRAYPSQYMWSMKRFKKRPPGEERWY
- the tag gene encoding DNA-3-methyladenine glycosylase I, translated to MPRCFWCSEDPLYMAYHDQEWGVPLRDAQRLFELLLLEGFQAGLSWITVLKKRERYREVLFGFDVQRVAQMSDAEIDDLMLDPGIIRNRLKLNAARRNAQAWMALEDPVELLWSFVGGVPKINHFKDRSEVPAVTPVAVEMSKGLKKAGFTFVGPTICYALMQASGMVMDHTTDCDRYAILRNGRLE